The following proteins are encoded in a genomic region of Glycine max cultivar Williams 82 chromosome 18, Glycine_max_v4.0, whole genome shotgun sequence:
- the LOC100790201 gene encoding histidine protein methyltransferase 1 homolog isoform X2, whose amino-acid sequence MAAAANSEKPSSETFQLFSSSASAFGIFDDAAQQVPPIPPPPCVEVLASEVPSSLKHNVDSVNLDGVILLKGRVNTQQVFGLSNSDLVPGKYEGGLKLWEGSLDLIKALRSDIKNGLISFAGKRVLEVGCGHGLPGIFAFLEGAAAVHFQDFNAEVLRCLTIPNLKANLSGESQPSSSNSTICDEAEVRFFAGDWSGIDKLLPHVTTDAKHNQGDGYDFILMAETVYSINSLQNLYNLIKKCLQHPDGVVYMAAKKYYFGVGGGTRRFLSVVEKDGVMTSSLVAEITDGSSNVREVWKLAYK is encoded by the exons atggcgGCGGCTGCGAACTCTGAG AAACCGAGTTCGGAAACGTTTCAGTTATTCTCTTCCTCCGCTTCCGCCTTCGGAATCTTCGACGATGCTGCGCAACAAGTTCCTCCTATACCTCCTCCTCCCTGCGTTGAAGTCCTCGCTTCTGAG GTTCCTTCATCCCTCAAACACAACGTGGACTCTGTAAATTTAGATGGAGTTATTTTGTTAAAG GGGCGGGTGAATACCCAGCAAGTTTTTGGTTTGTCCAACTCCGATTTAGTTCCCGGGAAATATGAAG GAGGACTTAAGCTGTGGGAAGGTTCACTTGATCTAATTAAAGCCCTTCGTTCAGATATAAAAAATGGGCTTATCTCATTTGCTGGGAAGCGAGTATTAGAG GTAGGATGTGGTCATGGACTGCCCGGAATCTTTGCATTTCTTGAG GGGGCAGCTGCTGTacattttcaagacttcaatgctGAGGTCCTACGTTGCCTCACAATTCCTAATTTAAAAGCAAATCTTTCTGGAGAATCTCAACCATCATCATCCAACTCGACAATTTGTGACGAGGCAGAAGTTCGCTTTTTTGCTGGCGACTGGAGTGGAATTGATAAACTGCTCCCTCATGTTACTACAGATGCAAAACATAATCAAGGTGATGGTTATGACTTTATTCTTATGGCAGAGACAGTTTACTCAATCAACAGTCTCCAAAATCTCTATAATCTTATCAAGAAG TGCTTGCAACATCCTGATGGAGTAGTGTATATGGCAGCAAAGAAGTATTATTTTGGAGTAGGTGGTGGAACTCGGCGGTTTCTGTCTGTGGTAGAGAAGGATG GTGTCATGACTAGTAGCCTGGTTGCTGAAATCACAGATGGTTCATCTAATGTTCGTGAAGTATGGAAGCTTGCATACAAGTAG
- the LOC100787715 gene encoding probable xyloglucan galactosyltransferase GT14, translating to MEKWCVISPSCYDNHHLCFAIFLSFLFSSLLLSFHGPNLPFLVKPSKTISVTDSCIGRYVYIHQLPSRFNNYFLKNCQFLTRGTDKPNMCPYMLNMGLGPQIPNSQGLFSNNTCYATNQFLLEVIFHNRMSQYACLTNDSSLASAIFVPFYAGLDVSRFLWLSNLTERDSSGRDLLQWLAKRPEWKKMRGRDHFLVSGRIAWDFRRQYDDESYWGSKFRFLPESMNMSMLAVEASSWNNDYAIPYPTSFHPSEDTHVFQWQRKIRHQKRPYLFTFTGAPRPELEGSIRGKIIDQCRASSVCKFVDCSYGVQRCDDPISVIKVFGSSVFCLQPPGDSYTRRSIFDSMLAGCVPVFFHPGTAYSQYKWHLPKNRTKYSVYIPVKDVKQWNVNVEQVLRGIPEGEVFAMREEVIKLVPNIIYADPRSKLDCFTDAFDLAVKGMVERIEKVREEMRSGRDPSIGFADEDHYKYTFSQN from the coding sequence ATGGAAAAGTGGTGCGTGATCTCTCCAAGTTGCTACGATAATCATCATCTCTGCTTTGCAATTTTCTTGTCCTTTCTCTTCTCCTCTTTGCTGTTATCCTTTCATGGTCCCAACCTCCCTTTCTTAGTGAAGCCATCCAAGACCATAAGTGTCACAGATTCCTGCATTGGCCGCTATGTTTACATTCACCAACTCCCCTCCCGCTTCAACAATTACTTTCTTAAGAATTGCCAGTTCCTTACTAGAGGCACTGACAAACCCAACATGTGTCCTTACATGCTTAACATGGGTTTAGGCCCTCAGATTCCTAACTCTCAAGGTCTTTTCTCCAACAACACTTGCTATGCCACCAACCAGTTCTTGTTGGAGGTTATTTTTCACAACAGGATGAGCCAATACGCCTGCTTGACCAACGATTCCTCCCTCGCCTCTGCCATTTTTGTCCCCTTCTATGCTGGTCTTGATGTTAGCCGTTTCCTTTGGCTCTCTAATCTTACCGAGAGAGATTCCTCTGGTCGTGATCTTCTTCAATGGCTTGCAAAAAGACCCGAGTGGAAGAAAATGCGGGGTAGAGACCATTTCCTTGTTTCAGGGAGGATTGCTTGGGATTTCAGGAGACAATACGATGATGAGTCCTATTGGGGTAGTAAGTTCAGGTTTCTACCCGAATCCATGAACATGTCCATGTTAGCAGTTGAAGCAAGTTCGTGGAATAATGACTATGCAATACCCTACCCAACTTCTTTCCACCCATCAGAGGACACTCATGTTTTCCAGTGgcagagaaaaatcagacatCAAAAGCGGCCATACTTGTTCACTTTCACGGGAGCTCCAAGGCCTGAGCTTGAAGGTTCTATCAGGGGTAAGATTATAGACCAGTGTCGAGCTTCGAGTGTTTGCAAATTCGTTGATTGCAGCTATGGTGTTCAGAGATGTGACGACCCCATCAGTGTTATAAAGGTGTTTGGAAGTTCTGTGTTCTGTTTGCAGCCTCCGGGTGACTCATACACCAGAAGGTCCATTTTTGATTCCATGTTGGCTGGTTGTGTTCCCGTTTTCTTTCATCCAGGTACTGCTTATTCGCAGTACAAGTGGCATTTACCGAAGAATAGGACTAAGTACTCTGTGTATATACCAGTGAAGGATGTAAAACAATGGAATGTCAATGTGGAGCAGGTGTTGCGGGGAATTCCGGAGGGTGAGGTGTTTGCAATGAGAGAGGAGGTCATAAAGCTGGTTCCAAATATTATCTATGCAGATCCTAGGTCAAAGTTAGATTGCTTTACAGATGCGTTTGATTTAGCAGTAAAAGGAATGGTTGAAAGGATAGAGAAGGTGAGGGAAGAAATGAGGAGTGGGAGAGATCCTAGCATTGGTTTTGCAGATGAAGACCATTATAAGTATacattttcacaaaattaa
- the LOC100800222 gene encoding phloretin 4'-O-glucosyltransferase — MVQHRFLLITYPIQGHINPSIQFAKRLVSMGVHVTFATSLYLHRRMLKKPTIPGLSFATFSDGYDDGYKATDDSSLSSYMSELKRRGSEFLRNIITAAKQEGQPFTCLAYTILLPWAAKVARELHIPGALLWIQAATVFDIYYYYFHEYGDSFNYKSDPTIELPGLPFSLTARDVPSFLLPSNIYRFALPTLQEQFQDLDDETNPIILVNTFQDLEPDALRAVDKFTMIPIGPLNIPSAFLDGKDPADTSYGGDLFDASNDYVEWLDSQPELSVVYVSFGTLAVLADRQMKELARALLDSGYLFLWVIRDMQGIEDNCREELEQRGKIVKWCSQVEVLSHGSLGCFVTHCGWNSTMESLGSGVPMVAFPQWTDQGTNAKMVQDVWKTGVRVDDKVNVEEGIVEAEEIRKCLDVVMGSGGKGQEFRRNADKWKCLAREAVTEGGSSDSNMRTFLHDVAKFGHDCFM; from the exons ATGGTGCAGCACCGCTTCCTCCTCATAACCTACCCCATACAAGGCCACATAAACCCCTCCATCCAGTTCGCCAAGCGACTCGTTTCCATGGGCGTCCACGTCACCTTCGCCACCAGCCTCTACCTCCACCGTCGCATGCTCAAAAAGCCCACCATCCCCGGCCTCTCCTTCGCCACCTTCTCCGACGGCTATGACGACGGTTACAAAGCCACCGACGACTCCTCCCTCTCCTCCTACATGTCCGAGTTGAAGCGCCGCGGCTCAGAGTTCCTCAGAAACATAATTACCGCCGCTAAACAAGAAGGGCAACCTTTCACATGCTTAGCCTACACCATCCTGCTTCCCTGGGCTGCAAAGGTGGCGCGTGAGCTTCACATTCCGGGGGCTCTTCTGTGGATTCAAGCCGCCACTGTTTTTGACATCTACTATTACTACTTCCACGAATACGGGGACTCCTTTAACTACAAATCAGACCCCACCATAGAGTTACCGGGTTTGCCATTCTCTCTCACAGCACGTGACGTTCCTTCCTTCCTCTTACCCTCCAATATCTATAGATTTGCTCTTCCAACCCTCCAAGAACAGTTTCAGGATCTTGACGACGAAACCAACCCGATAATCCTCGTGAACACCTTTCAGGACTTGGAACCCGATGCCTTGAGAGCGGTTGATAAGTTCACCATGATACCAATTGGGCCGTTGAATATTCCCTCTGCTTTCTTGGACGGTAAAGATCCCGCGGATACTTCGTATGGCGGTGATCTCTTCGATGCTTCAAATGATTACGTTGAATGGTTGGACTCACAGCCTGAGTTATCTGTGGTTTATGTTTCATTTGGTACCCTTGCTGTGTTGGCTGATAGACAGATGAAGGAGCTTGCACGCGCGCTGCTAGATTCCGGATATCTCTTCTTGTGGGTCATTAGAGATATGCAAGGAATAGAAGATAACTGCAGAGAGGAACTGGAGCAGAGGGGTAAGATTGTGAAATGGTGTTCTCAG GTGGAGGTTCTGTCGCATGGTTCCTTGGGTTGTTTTGTAACGCATTGTGGATGGAATTCGACTATGGAAAGTTTGGGTTCGGGGGTTCCTATGGTGGCGTTTCCGCAGTGGACAGACCAAGGGACGAATGCAAAGATGGTGCAAGATGTGTGGAAGACGGGGGTGAGGGTGGATGATAAGGTGAATGTTGAGGAAGGGATAGTGGAAGCAGAGGAGATTAGGAAGTGTTTGGATGTGGTCATGGGGAGTGGAGGAAAAGGACAGGAATTCAGAAGGAATGCTGATAAATGGAAATGCTTGGCCAGGGAAGCCGTCACGGAAGGAGGCTCTTCGGATAGTAATATGAGGACTTTTCTCCATGATGTTGCAAAATTTGGACATGATTGTTTTATGTAA
- the LOC100790201 gene encoding histidine protein methyltransferase 1 homolog isoform X1 — MAAAANSEGNAQKPSSETFQLFSSSASAFGIFDDAAQQVPPIPPPPCVEVLASEVPSSLKHNVDSVNLDGVILLKGRVNTQQVFGLSNSDLVPGKYEGGLKLWEGSLDLIKALRSDIKNGLISFAGKRVLEVGCGHGLPGIFAFLEGAAAVHFQDFNAEVLRCLTIPNLKANLSGESQPSSSNSTICDEAEVRFFAGDWSGIDKLLPHVTTDAKHNQGDGYDFILMAETVYSINSLQNLYNLIKKCLQHPDGVVYMAAKKYYFGVGGGTRRFLSVVEKDGVMTSSLVAEITDGSSNVREVWKLAYK; from the exons atggcgGCGGCTGCGAACTCTGAG GGCAATGCTCAGAAACCGAGTTCGGAAACGTTTCAGTTATTCTCTTCCTCCGCTTCCGCCTTCGGAATCTTCGACGATGCTGCGCAACAAGTTCCTCCTATACCTCCTCCTCCCTGCGTTGAAGTCCTCGCTTCTGAG GTTCCTTCATCCCTCAAACACAACGTGGACTCTGTAAATTTAGATGGAGTTATTTTGTTAAAG GGGCGGGTGAATACCCAGCAAGTTTTTGGTTTGTCCAACTCCGATTTAGTTCCCGGGAAATATGAAG GAGGACTTAAGCTGTGGGAAGGTTCACTTGATCTAATTAAAGCCCTTCGTTCAGATATAAAAAATGGGCTTATCTCATTTGCTGGGAAGCGAGTATTAGAG GTAGGATGTGGTCATGGACTGCCCGGAATCTTTGCATTTCTTGAG GGGGCAGCTGCTGTacattttcaagacttcaatgctGAGGTCCTACGTTGCCTCACAATTCCTAATTTAAAAGCAAATCTTTCTGGAGAATCTCAACCATCATCATCCAACTCGACAATTTGTGACGAGGCAGAAGTTCGCTTTTTTGCTGGCGACTGGAGTGGAATTGATAAACTGCTCCCTCATGTTACTACAGATGCAAAACATAATCAAGGTGATGGTTATGACTTTATTCTTATGGCAGAGACAGTTTACTCAATCAACAGTCTCCAAAATCTCTATAATCTTATCAAGAAG TGCTTGCAACATCCTGATGGAGTAGTGTATATGGCAGCAAAGAAGTATTATTTTGGAGTAGGTGGTGGAACTCGGCGGTTTCTGTCTGTGGTAGAGAAGGATG GTGTCATGACTAGTAGCCTGGTTGCTGAAATCACAGATGGTTCATCTAATGTTCGTGAAGTATGGAAGCTTGCATACAAGTAG
- the LOC100794235 gene encoding selenium-binding protein 1: MSTVGEGKVSSNGHGCCKSGPGYASPLEAISGPRESLIYVTSVYTGTGIEKPDYLATVDVDPNSPTYSKVIHRLPVPYLGDELHHTGWNSCSSCHGDPSADRRFLIVPALVSGRVYVVDVKTNPRAPSLHKVVEPADIIQKTGLAYPHTSHCLASGDIMISCLGDKDGNAAGNGFLLLDSEFNVKGRWEKPGHSPLFGYDFWYQPRHNTMISTSWGAPSAFTKGFNLQHLSDGLYGRHLHVYSWPGGELRQTMDLGDSGLIPLEIRFLHDPAKDTGFVGSALTSNMIRFFKTQDESWSHEVAISVKPLKVQNWILPEMPGLITDFLISLDDRFLYFVNWLHGDIRQYNIEDVKNPKLTGQVWVGGLIQKGSPVVAITDDGETWQAEVPEIQGNKLRGGPQMIQLSLDGKRLYATNSLFSTWDKQFYPELVQKGSHIIQIDVDTEKGGLKINPNFFVDFGTEPDGPSLAHEMRYPGGDCTSDIWI, encoded by the exons ATGAGTACGGTGGGAGAAGGGAAGGTGAGTAGTAATGGTCATGGATGTTGCAAATCAGGGCCAGGCTATGCTTCCCCACTGGAAGCCATTTCTGGTCCCAGAGAGTCTCTCATTTATGTAACCTCTGTCTACACAG GGACCGGAATAGAGAAGCCAGACTATTTGGCGACAGTGGATGTGGATCCAAACTCTCCAACTTATTCCAAAGTCATCCATAGGCTTCCTGTTCCTTATTTAGGTGACGAATTGCATCACACAGGCTGGAATTCATGCAGCTCTTGCCATGGAGACCCCTCAGCAGACCGACGATTTCTCATCGTACCTGCACTCGT ATCAGGTCGAGTATATGTGGTTGATGTGAAAACAAATCCAAGGGCTCCATCTTTGCACAAAGTTGTCGAGCCTGCCGATATCATACAGAAGACTGGATTAGCTTATCCACACACATCTCACTGCCTTGCTTCTGGTGATATAATGATCTCGTGTCTTGGAGATAAAGATGGAAATGCTGCAGGAAATggatttcttcttcttgattctGAGTTTAATGTGAAGGGAAG GTGGGAGAAACCGGGTCACAGCCCACTATTTGGGTATGACTTTTGGTACCAACCACGTCACAATACCATGATTAGCACATCATGGGGTGCTCCTAGtgcttttacaaaaggttttaaCTTACAGCATCTCTCTGATGGATTATACGGGAGGCATCTCCATGTATATAGCTGGCCTGGGGGCGAACTGAGACAAACAATGGACCTTGGTGATTCAGGGCTTATACCCTTAGAG ATAAGGTTTTTGCATGATCCTGCTAAAGATACAGGTTTTGTCGGCAGTGCATTGACAAGTAACATGATACGATTTTTTAAGACCCAAGATGAATCATGGAGCCATGAG GTTGCCATATCAGTGAAACCATTGAAAGTGCAAAACTGGATTCTTCCTGAAATGCCTGGGCTTATAACTGATTTTCTGATTTCTCTTGATGATCGGTTTCTGTATTTTGTAAACTGGCTTCATGGGGATATAAGGCAGTATAACATCGAGGACGTTAAAAATCCTAAACTGACTGGACAAGTATGGGTTGGTGGACTTATCCAGAAAGGAAGCCCTGTAGTAGCTATAACTGATGATGGTGAAACATGGCAAGCTGAAGTTCCAGAGATTCAG GGAAACAAGTTGAGAGGGGGCCCTCAGATGATTCAATTGAGTTTAGATGGGAAGCGGCTCTATGCTACCAACTCACTATTTAGTACTTGGGACAAACAATTTTATCCAGAGCTTGTCCAGAAAGGCTCCCACATAATACAGATTGATGTTGATACTGAGAAAGGTGGACTGAAAATCAACCCCAACTTCTTTGTGGACTTTGGAACTGAGCCTGATGGTCCTTCTCTTGCCCATGAGATGAGATATCCTGGTGGTGACTGTACTTCAGATATATGGATTTAA
- the LOC100781851 gene encoding receptor-like kinase TMK4 translates to MAASKLKQKPLLSLCKLFLLLLSLACTAIADDGVFMSKLAKALIPSPSGWTGSSFCQWTGVKCSANRVTIIKIASQSLGGTLPPDLNSLSQLTSLSLQNNKLSGALPSLANLSMLESVFLDGNNFTSIPDGCFQGLTSLQTLSMADSVNLAPWTIPTELTDSNNLVKLDLGNANLIGTLPDVFDKFVSLQELRLSYNNLTGGLPKSFGGSEIQNLWLNNQNGFGFSGSIEVLASMTHLSQVWLQKNQFTGPIPDLSNCTTLFDLQLRDNQLTGVVPPSLMSLSSLQNVSLDNNALQGPVPSFEKGVKFTLDGINSFCLKDVGPCDSRISTLLDIAAGFGYPLQLARSWTGNDPCDDWSFVVCAGGKIITVNLAKQNLTGTISPAFANLTDLRNLFLNDNNLGGSIPGSLTNLAQLEVLNVSNNNLSGDVPKFPTKVKFTTAGNDLLGRSDGGGGGSGTTPSKGSGDAPSGSPSTGPGGSSLSPAWIAGIVLIAVFFVAVVVFVFCKCHAKNRHGKFGRVNNPENGKGEVKIDMMSVTNSNGYGGVPSELQSQGSERSDVHVFEGGNATISIQVLRQVTDNFSEKNILGRGGFGVVYKGELHDGTQIAVKRMESVATGSKGLNEFQAEIAVLSKVRHRHLVALLGYCINGNERLLVYEYMPQGTLTQHLFDWGENGCAPLTWKQRVAIALDVARGVEYLHSLAQQSFIHRDLKPSNILLGDDMRAKVADFGLVKNAPDGKYSVETRLAGTFGYLAPEYAATGRVTTKVDVYAFGVVLMELITGRRALDDTVPDERSHLVSWFRRVLINKENIPKAIDQTLDPDEETMESIYKVAELAGHCTAREPYQRPDMGHAVNVLGPLVEQWKPTTHEEEEGYGIDLHMSLPQALRRWQANEGTSTMFDMSISQTQSSIPAKPSGFADSFDSMDCR, encoded by the exons ATGGCTGCctccaaattaaaacaaaaaccctTACTTTCTCTCTGTAAGCTCTTTCTTCTGTTGTTGTCTCTCGCCTGCACCGCCATTGCCGACGATGGCGTGTTCATGTCGAAGCTCGCGAAGGCGCTGATCCCGTCGCCGTCGGGGTGGACGGGGAGCAGCTTCTGCCAATGGACAGGCGTGAAGTGCAGCGCCAACCGCGTCACCATAATCAAAATCGCTTCTCAGTCACTCGGCGGAACTCTTCCTCCGGATCTGAACTCGCTCTCCCAACTCACCTCGCTCTCTCTCCAGAACAACAAGCTCTCCGGCGCATTGCCTTCACTCGCCAACCTCTCCATGCTCGAAAGCGTTTTCCTTGACGGCAATAACTTCACCTCCATCCCCGATGGTTGCTTCCAGGGGCTCACCAGTTTGCAAACCCTCAGCATGGCCGATAGCGTCAACCTTGCCCCATGGACGATTCCCACCGAGTTGACGGATAGCAACAACCTCGTGAAACTCGACCTCGGAAACGCAAACCTCATCGGTACCTTGCCTGATGTATTCGACAAGTTTGTGAGTTTGCAGGAGCTTCGTCTCTCTTACAACAACCTCACTGGGGGTTTACCCAAGTCCTTTGGGGGATCTGAGATTCAGAATCTGTGGCTCAACAATCAGAACGGCTTCGGATTTTCGGGTTCCATTGAGGTGCTTGCTTCCATGACCCACTTGTCTCAGGTGTGGCTTCAGAAGAACCAGTTCACGGGTCCCATTCCGGATTTGTCAAATTGCACCACTTTGTTTGACCTGCAGCTGAGAGACAACCAGTTAACCGGTGTGGTTCCACCTTCTCTCATGTCCCTTTCTAGCTTGCAGAACGTTTCTCTGGACAACAATGCCCTTCAGGGTCCTGTTCCTTCGTTTGAGAAAGGTGTGAAGTTCACTCTCGATGGGATCAATAGTTTTTGTCTGAAAGATGTTGGACCCTGCGATTCTCGTATCTCCACTTTGCTTGATATTGCTGCGGGTTTCGGGTATCCCCTTCAGTTGGCGCGTTCCTGGACTGGGAACGATCCTTGTGATGATTGGAGTTTTGTTGTGTGTGCAGGGGGGAAGATTATTACGGTGAATTTGGCAAAGCAGAATTTGACGGGAACCATTTCACCTGCGTTTGCTAATTTAACTGATTTGAGGAACTTGTTTCTCAATGATAACAATTTGGGTGGTTCAATACCAGGGAGCTTGACTAATCTGGCTCAGCTTGAGGTTCTTAATGTGTCTAATAACAACTTATCTGGTGATGTTCCCAAGTTCCCTACCAAGGTGAAGTTCACTACTGCAGGTAATGATTTACTTGGGCGttctgatggtggtggtggtggcagtGGAACTACTCCGTCGAAGGGTTCCGGTGATGCACCGAGTGGAAGCCCGAGCACAGGGCCAGGTGGATCTTCACTTTCGCCTGCTTGGATCGCAGGTATTGTTCTAATTGCTGTGTTTTTTGTTGCCGTCGTGGTGTTTGTGTTTTGCAAGTGTCATGCTAAAAACCGGCATGGGAAGTTTGGAAGGGTTAATAATCCGGAAAATGGGAAAGGAGAGGTTAAGATTGATATGATGAGCGTTACCAATTCCAATGGATATGGTGGTGTTCCCAGTGAGTTGCAAAGCCAGGGCAGTGAGCGTAGTGACGTTCATGTTTTTGAGGGTGGGAATGCTACTATTTCAATCCAGGTTCTTCGGCAAGTAACGGATAATTTCAGTGAGAAGAACATTTTGGGTAGGGGAGGGTTTGGGGTTGTTTATAAAGGGGAATTGCATGATGGAACTCAAATTGCTGTAAAGAGAATGGAATCTGTTGCAACAGGGAGTAAGGGATTGAATGAGTTCCAAGCAGAGATTGCAGTTCTTAGTAAAGTTCGGCACAGGCATTTGGTGGCCCTTTTAGGGTATTGCATTAACGGCAACGAAAGGCTCTTGGTGTACGAGTATATGCCTCAAGGGACATTAACGCAACACCTGTTTGATTGGGGTGAAAATGGCTGTGCTCCTTTGACTTGGAAACAAAGAGTAGCAATAGCTTTGGATGTAGCTCGGGGAGTGGAATACTTGCACAGCTTGGCTCAGCAAAGCTTCATTCACAGGGACTTAAAGCCCTCAAACATATTGTTGGGTGATGACATGAGAGCCAAGGTTGCAGATTTTGGTTTGGTTAAAAATGCGCCAGATGGGAAGTATTCTGTTGAGACACGCTTGGCTGGAACATTTGGATATCTTGCACCTGAATATGCAG CTACGGGAAGAGTGACGACCAAAGTAGATGTGTACGCATTTGGAGTAGTTTTGATGGAACTGATTACGGGTAGAAGGGCATTGGACGATACTGTGCCTGATGAAAGGTCTCACTTGGTTTCCTGGTTCCGTAGGGTACTGATTAACAAAGAGAACATCCCAAAGGCAATTGATCAAACTCTCGATCCCGATGAGGAAACCATGGAGAGTATATATAAAGTGGCTGAGCTAGCAGGCCATTGCACTGCTCGTGAACCATACCAAAGGCCTGATATGGGGCATGCTGTGAATGTCTTGGGTCCTCTGGTAGAGCAATGGAAGCCCACCAcccatgaagaagaagaaggttatgGCATTGACCTTCACATGAGCCTTCCTCAAGCTCTGCGAAGATGGCAAGCCAATGAAGGCACTTCCACAATGTTTGACATGTCCATCTCACAAACTCAATCAAGTATTCCCGCTAAACCTTCAGGATTTGCAGACTCCTTTGATTCAATGGATTGCCGCTGA